A genomic stretch from Sulfurihydrogenibium azorense Az-Fu1 includes:
- the rpmE gene encoding 50S ribosomal protein L31: MKKGIHPELKLTKFSCGCGNEFEIYTVKGGVVHLEVCNNCHPFYTGKLRIKPKFLELQGQVAEK, encoded by the coding sequence TTGAAGAAAGGAATACATCCAGAATTAAAGTTAACAAAGTTTTCTTGTGGTTGTGGAAACGAGTTTGAAATTTACACAGTTAAAGGCGGGGTTGTTCACCTTGAAGTATGTAATAACTGCCACCCATTTTACACTGGAAAATTAAGAATTAAGCCTAAATTTTTAGAGTTACAAGGACAAGTAGCAGAAAAGTAA
- the rho gene encoding transcription termination factor Rho, which produces MDLSTLTPEKLKDMTLAELRKIGEELELERVTGLKKEELIQKIIEKKEEKEGLMKINGVLEVLPEGFGFIRFLENNYAPSPSDVYVSPYQIKKTGLKTGDTIIGVARNPKEGEKYRALVRIDKVGGLHPDDLKKRVSFDKLVPYHPTERFNLEYDPSDLSTRVVSLVAPIGKGQRGLIVAPPKAGKTVLIQRLAKAIIKNHPEVVLIILLIDERPEEVTEMRRIVGSGAEVVASTFDEPPERHIQISELVIEKAKRLVEEGRDVVILLDSMTRLARASNSVTPPSGRVLSGGIEATALQRPKKFFGAARNIEGGGSLTILATALVETGSRMDDVIFEEFKGTGNMELYLDRRLMEKRIFPAINIAKSGTRKEELLVQDWELQRLWILRKFLSTMDEVEAMEFLLSKLGKFKTNEEFLKSMNA; this is translated from the coding sequence ATGGACTTATCTACATTAACTCCGGAAAAGTTAAAGGATATGACTTTAGCAGAGCTTAGAAAAATTGGAGAAGAGTTAGAGTTAGAAAGAGTGACAGGACTGAAGAAAGAAGAACTTATACAAAAAATCATAGAAAAGAAAGAAGAAAAAGAAGGTTTAATGAAAATAAACGGTGTATTAGAGGTTCTTCCTGAAGGGTTTGGTTTTATAAGATTTTTAGAAAATAATTACGCTCCAAGTCCTTCTGACGTATATGTATCTCCTTATCAAATAAAGAAAACTGGTTTAAAAACAGGAGATACAATAATAGGTGTAGCAAGAAACCCAAAAGAAGGGGAAAAGTACAGAGCATTAGTCAGGATAGATAAAGTCGGTGGTCTTCATCCAGATGATCTAAAGAAAAGGGTATCTTTTGATAAACTTGTACCTTACCATCCTACTGAAAGGTTTAACCTTGAGTATGATCCTTCTGACCTTTCAACAAGAGTCGTAAGTTTAGTTGCACCGATAGGTAAAGGTCAGAGAGGTTTAATAGTTGCACCTCCTAAAGCGGGTAAAACTGTTTTAATTCAAAGACTTGCAAAAGCCATAATAAAAAACCATCCAGAAGTAGTGCTAATAATACTTCTTATAGATGAAAGACCAGAAGAAGTTACAGAAATGAGAAGAATTGTAGGATCTGGAGCTGAGGTAGTTGCATCTACATTTGACGAACCACCGGAAAGACACATCCAAATATCTGAACTTGTAATTGAAAAAGCAAAAAGGTTAGTTGAAGAAGGAAGAGACGTAGTAATACTTCTTGACTCTATGACAAGACTGGCAAGGGCTTCTAACTCAGTTACACCACCATCTGGAAGAGTTTTATCTGGTGGTATTGAGGCTACTGCATTACAGAGACCTAAAAAGTTTTTCGGAGCTGCAAGAAACATAGAAGGTGGTGGAAGTCTTACAATACTGGCAACAGCTTTAGTTGAAACAGGTTCAAGAATGGACGATGTTATATTTGAAGAATTCAAAGGTACAGGTAATATGGAACTTTACCTTGATAGAAGACTTATGGAGAAAAGAATCTTCCCTGCAATAAATATTGCAAAATCTGGAACAAGGAAAGAAGAGCTACTTGTTCAAGACTGGGAATTACAAAGACTTTGGATACTTAGAAAATTTTTATCTACTATGGACGAAGTAGAGGCTATGGAATTTTTATTAAGCAAACTTGGTAAGTTTAAAACAAACGAAGAGTTTTTAAAATCTATGAACGCATAA
- the mnmE gene encoding tRNA uridine-5-carboxymethylaminomethyl(34) synthesis GTPase MnmE — translation MKKDTIVANATPLIPSAVGIVRISGEDALKIGKQIFTLPQEIQERKAYFGKILDLDGSVLDEGLFIYFKAPKSFTGEDVVEIYPHGSVPVIKKIIENVITLGGRLANPGEFTYRAFLNGKIDLTQAEAIADLISAKTEKASKAAVRLLEGKLSEKINSLRETLLNLISLIEAEINFPEDVEEIDSQLIVENLLKVKKSIDKLVGSYKKGSLIKEGIKLAIVGRPNVGKSSLFNAMVGYERSIVSSYQGTTRDFIEETLKIKDIPIILLDTAGIRETAEYVEKLGIERSKQKIEEADIILFVIDGSQGFTDEDKKIYDEIKNKIHIIVINKADLITKPLDIFEKSDNIIYTSSVTFQGIKDLEEKIIEILGITETEDEIIINLRHYTLLKQAIEKIEKVVENIDFLIENKEILMLDLQEVLNYLEEIVGHITTEDVLGNIFSKFCIGK, via the coding sequence ATGAAGAAAGACACTATTGTAGCAAATGCAACTCCACTTATCCCATCAGCTGTAGGAATAGTTCGGATAAGTGGAGAAGATGCTCTAAAAATAGGAAAACAAATTTTCACACTTCCACAGGAAATACAAGAGAGAAAAGCGTACTTTGGAAAAATTTTAGACTTAGATGGATCTGTTTTGGATGAAGGATTATTTATTTACTTTAAAGCTCCTAAAAGCTTTACAGGAGAAGATGTTGTAGAAATTTATCCCCATGGAAGTGTACCAGTTATAAAAAAAATTATAGAAAATGTTATAACTTTAGGAGGAAGGTTAGCAAACCCTGGAGAGTTTACATACCGTGCTTTTTTAAATGGAAAGATAGACCTTACTCAAGCAGAAGCTATAGCAGACCTTATATCGGCCAAAACAGAAAAAGCATCAAAAGCAGCTGTAAGATTACTTGAAGGTAAACTCTCAGAAAAGATAAACTCTTTAAGGGAAACTTTGCTAAATTTAATATCTTTAATAGAGGCAGAGATAAATTTTCCTGAGGATGTAGAAGAGATAGATTCTCAACTAATCGTAGAAAATTTATTAAAAGTTAAAAAGTCTATAGATAAACTAGTTGGATCTTACAAAAAGGGTAGTTTAATAAAAGAAGGTATAAAATTAGCAATAGTTGGAAGGCCAAACGTTGGAAAATCTTCCCTTTTTAATGCAATGGTTGGCTATGAAAGGTCCATAGTATCTAGCTATCAAGGGACTACAAGAGATTTTATAGAAGAAACCTTAAAGATAAAAGATATTCCTATAATTTTACTTGATACAGCTGGTATAAGAGAAACAGCAGAGTATGTAGAAAAATTAGGTATAGAAAGGTCTAAACAAAAAATAGAAGAAGCAGATATTATTCTTTTTGTTATAGATGGGTCACAAGGTTTTACAGACGAAGATAAAAAAATATACGATGAAATTAAAAACAAAATACATATTATTGTAATAAACAAAGCAGATTTAATAACAAAACCACTTGATATTTTTGAAAAATCTGATAATATAATTTATACTAGTAGTGTAACATTCCAAGGAATAAAAGATTTAGAAGAAAAAATCATAGAAATCTTAGGAATTACAGAAACAGAAGATGAAATTATTATTAATCTCAGACATTACACACTTTTAAAACAAGCAATAGAAAAAATAGAAAAAGTTGTAGAGAACATAGATTTTTTAATAGAAAACAAAGAAATACTTATGTTGGATTTACAAGAAGTACTTAACTATTTAGAAGAAATAGTAGGTCATATAACTACTGAAGATGTTTTAGGCAATATTTTCAGTAAATTCTGCATAGGTAAATAA
- the yidC gene encoding membrane protein insertase YidC, whose protein sequence is MQQEDMQKRMLIFFAVVSFLFISFTVISQFFFPENKKESPQSSQKQEINNQNIPIQTSGNFDLILTNERVNLDTSKNIKVKTKFGYIEFTPFGGRITSVYVEKYNHDMISDFSKKNKIFIGELITSNPNLTRILNFSEYTVSQNNKEITFKLEKENVSIEKTYTIQDDGVISIAVKTKGIENTSVALLSGVSLNSEGSFGHEGAIIKTDKDLIRIDKELKQPQIIRDNILWAGEENKYFLQIFAPKNGTNTVNVIPVAKDTTAVLVNVSPDFEGFIYSGAKLYSILGQITDYYKDLWKVDLDLRSSIDFGFFGILGKPLFLLLHFFYTYIPNWGVAIIILTVLIRILFFPLNHKSLKAMRKMADLAPEIEKLKKKYAKDPQKLQEEIMKLYAEAGANPMSGCLPILVQIPVFIALYNVLMVTVELKNAPFILWIKDLSDKDPYYILPILMGLSMIAQQWITPSSDKNQKMIMYIMAGVFTFMFMNFPAGLVLYWLTNNILGLLQSFIVNKTMKK, encoded by the coding sequence ATGCAACAAGAAGATATGCAAAAACGAATGTTAATATTTTTTGCAGTTGTATCTTTTTTATTTATAAGTTTTACTGTTATAAGTCAGTTTTTCTTTCCAGAAAACAAAAAAGAAAGTCCACAGTCAAGCCAAAAACAAGAGATTAACAATCAAAATATTCCAATACAAACGTCAGGTAATTTTGACTTAATCCTAACAAACGAGAGAGTCAACTTAGATACTTCCAAAAATATTAAAGTAAAAACAAAGTTTGGTTATATAGAGTTTACTCCCTTTGGTGGAAGAATAACTTCTGTTTATGTTGAAAAGTATAACCACGATATGATAAGTGATTTTTCAAAGAAAAATAAAATATTTATAGGAGAGTTGATAACTTCCAATCCAAACCTAACAAGGATACTTAACTTCTCAGAGTACACAGTATCACAAAACAATAAAGAAATTACATTTAAATTAGAAAAAGAAAATGTAAGTATAGAAAAAACCTATACTATACAAGACGATGGTGTTATAAGTATAGCCGTTAAAACCAAAGGTATAGAAAACACCTCTGTAGCTTTACTATCTGGGGTTTCTCTAAACTCTGAGGGTTCGTTTGGACATGAAGGAGCAATAATAAAAACTGATAAAGATTTAATTAGAATAGATAAAGAATTAAAACAACCTCAAATTATTAGAGATAACATCCTATGGGCTGGGGAAGAAAATAAATACTTTTTACAGATATTTGCTCCCAAAAATGGAACAAACACTGTTAACGTAATCCCAGTAGCTAAAGATACTACTGCAGTCTTAGTTAATGTAAGCCCTGACTTTGAAGGTTTTATTTACAGTGGTGCTAAACTGTACTCAATTTTAGGCCAAATAACAGATTACTACAAAGACCTTTGGAAAGTGGATTTAGATTTAAGAAGTAGTATAGACTTTGGATTTTTTGGTATACTTGGAAAACCTCTATTTTTACTCCTACACTTCTTCTACACTTACATTCCTAACTGGGGTGTAGCTATAATCATTCTTACAGTCTTAATTAGAATTCTATTCTTCCCTCTAAACCATAAGTCTCTAAAAGCAATGAGAAAAATGGCAGACTTAGCTCCAGAAATAGAAAAGTTAAAGAAAAAGTATGCAAAAGACCCTCAAAAATTGCAGGAAGAGATAATGAAGCTCTATGCAGAAGCTGGAGCAAACCCAATGAGTGGTTGTTTACCTATTTTAGTTCAAATTCCTGTTTTTATAGCTCTATACAACGTCCTAATGGTTACGGTAGAACTAAAAAATGCACCTTTTATACTATGGATAAAAGACCTATCTGATAAAGACCCATACTACATACTACCTATTTTAATGGGATTATCTATGATAGCTCAACAGTGGATAACACCTTCTTCAGATAAAAACCAAAAGATGATTATGTATATAATGGCAGGCGTGTTTACTTTCATGTTTATGAATTTTCCTGCAGGACTTGTTTTATACTGGCTTACGAATAATATATTAGGATTATTACAAAGCTTTATAGTAAATAAAACTATGAAAAAATGA
- the yidD gene encoding membrane protein insertion efficiency factor YidD: MLSKLLINLIKLYQKYVSPLKKPSCRFYPTCSNYAILAIEKYGFLKGSLKAVWRVLRCNPFSKGGVDYP; encoded by the coding sequence ATGTTAAGTAAGCTTTTGATAAATTTAATAAAACTTTACCAAAAGTATGTATCTCCTTTAAAAAAACCTTCCTGTAGGTTCTACCCTACTTGCTCTAACTATGCCATACTTGCAATAGAAAAGTATGGTTTTTTAAAGGGTAGTTTAAAGGCTGTATGGAGAGTTTTAAGATGTAATCCTTTTTCAAAAGGTGGAGTTGATTATCCCTAA
- the rnpA gene encoding ribonuclease P protein component, translated as MLNGNLKKKDIQEVFETGNKINSRYFYLVFKKNQIGYPRFAFIASKKIFKKSTQRNRVKRLLREVVRLLLPKLNVLSCDIILVGKSEILNLKSFQLKENFISILEKLEREC; from the coding sequence CTGCTTAATGGAAACCTTAAAAAAAAAGATATTCAAGAAGTATTTGAAACTGGAAACAAAATTAACAGTCGATACTTTTATCTAGTATTTAAAAAAAATCAAATTGGTTATCCAAGATTTGCTTTTATTGCATCTAAAAAGATTTTTAAAAAATCAACTCAAAGAAATAGAGTTAAAAGGCTTCTAAGGGAAGTCGTAAGACTTCTCTTACCTAAACTAAATGTTTTAAGTTGTGATATTATACTAGTTGGAAAATCAGAGATACTTAATTTAAAATCGTTTCAGTTGAAAGAGAACTTTATAAGTATTTTGGAAAAATTGGAAAGGGAATGTTAA
- the rpmH gene encoding 50S ribosomal protein L34: protein MANMKAKSHLSNKKRKRVSGFLARMRTKSGRKIIARRRAKGRKRLAA from the coding sequence ATGGCAAATATGAAAGCAAAGTCTCATCTTTCTAACAAAAAGAGAAAGAGAGTGTCAGGATTTTTAGCAAGGATGAGAACTAAGTCTGGAAGAAAGATAATAGCAAGAAGAAGGGCTAAAGGAAGAAAACGTTTAGCTGCTTAA
- the atpE gene encoding ATP synthase F0 subunit C, with product MVKFSRVLMLMVLAGTVSAAFAAEGDPMARAVFYGALAIGAGVAIGAAAGGGAAGLGNAIRGVLEGMARNPNMGPKLLTTMFIGMALIETFVLYALLIAIIFIFTGIFDSKAGF from the coding sequence ATGGTTAAGTTTTCAAGAGTCTTAATGCTGATGGTACTTGCAGGAACAGTTTCAGCGGCTTTTGCAGCTGAAGGAGACCCTATGGCAAGAGCTGTATTCTATGGTGCATTGGCTATCGGTGCAGGTGTAGCTATTGGTGCCGCTGCTGGTGGAGGTGCTGCAGGTCTTGGTAACGCGATAAGAGGTGTTCTTGAAGGAATGGCAAGAAACCCAAACATGGGTCCAAAACTTTTAACAACTATGTTCATTGGTATGGCATTAATTGAAACGTTTGTTCTCTATGCACTATTAATTGCTATCATCTTCATCTTTACAGGAATATTTGACTCTAAAGCAGGATTCTAA
- a CDS encoding universal stress protein, producing MVEIKKIMVNIQFDGASLRALELAKDLAEKYNSQLVVFHEIVDVYMMKKVAASFGMPVPPDTEEKSKKSALEKIEDLLLDFNGNRKVIVDISGRVKDTLPKFVNEEKPDLVVITDEYEYISKKVNVNTLIVK from the coding sequence ATGGTAGAGATTAAAAAGATAATGGTTAACATACAGTTTGATGGAGCATCTTTAAGGGCTTTAGAATTGGCAAAAGATTTAGCTGAAAAGTACAACAGTCAACTTGTGGTGTTCCACGAAATAGTTGATGTTTATATGATGAAAAAGGTAGCTGCAAGTTTTGGAATGCCAGTTCCTCCTGATACAGAAGAAAAAAGTAAAAAAAGCGCTTTAGAAAAAATAGAGGATTTATTGTTAGATTTTAATGGAAATAGAAAAGTTATAGTCGATATATCAGGAAGAGTGAAAGATACTTTACCTAAGTTTGTAAACGAAGAAAAACCAGATTTAGTTGTTATAACTGATGAGTACGAGTACATAAGCAAGAAGGTAAATGTAAACACGTTAATTGTAAAATAA
- the atpB gene encoding F0F1 ATP synthase subunit A codes for MAVIVVIAVPILFSILAKKPSLIPTPVQNIFEIYIQFIDNLIKENMGEKGTKYFTLIAAIGLFVFFGNLLGMIPGFESPTANLNTTMALALMVFFIYNFEGIREQGLSYFKHFLGPVPAMAPVFVIIELLSHLSRPVTLALRLFANMTGGELVSVVLIMLVPFLVPMPVILIHLIAVFLQTYVFVVLTTVYIAGAITHAEH; via the coding sequence ATGGCAGTTATTGTTGTAATAGCGGTGCCAATACTTTTTTCGATTTTAGCTAAAAAACCTTCGTTGATTCCAACACCAGTTCAAAACATTTTTGAAATTTACATACAGTTTATAGATAACTTAATAAAAGAAAATATGGGAGAAAAAGGTACGAAATACTTTACTTTAATAGCTGCAATTGGTTTGTTTGTATTTTTTGGAAACCTTCTTGGTATGATTCCCGGATTTGAGTCTCCAACTGCTAACTTAAACACAACTATGGCATTGGCTTTAATGGTATTTTTCATATACAACTTTGAAGGAATAAGGGAACAAGGTTTATCTTACTTTAAACACTTTTTAGGTCCTGTTCCTGCAATGGCTCCTGTATTTGTTATAATAGAACTACTTAGCCATTTAAGTAGACCAGTTACCCTTGCTTTACGTTTATTTGCAAATATGACAGGTGGAGAGCTTGTTAGCGTTGTTTTAATAATGCTTGTTCCATTCTTAGTTCCTATGCCTGTAATATTAATACACCTTATAGCAGTCTTTTTACAAACTTACGTTTTTGTAGTTTTAACAACTGTTTATATTGCTGGAGCAATAACTCACGCTGAACATTAA
- the bioB gene encoding biotin synthase BioB, translating to MEFIKSLAERVLNGEKLSKEDGLKILSIDDQYVMDLVEEAAKVREAVFKNQMEFCSLINAKNGACTEDCSFCAQSAHFKTPINAYSLVSKDQMLEGAEKAVMINANRYCIVVSGRRASKEEVQKIAEAVKEINKTYPVKVCCSLGTVDEEDLRLLKEAGVDRINHNLEASENFFKNIVTTHTWKERYETIKKVQKVGLSTCSGGIFGMGESDEDIVDLAMTYRDLNVDSIPLNFLMPIPGTPLGNAHNLTPLKCLKIVALFRLFNPNAEIRLCGGREANLKEYHDIAFEVANCLMAGGYLTRAGREPGKDEEMARRLGRYLVKNRESFNKNPLNA from the coding sequence ATGGAATTTATAAAAAGCCTTGCTGAAAGAGTTTTAAACGGCGAGAAGTTATCAAAGGAAGATGGTTTAAAGATACTATCTATAGACGATCAGTACGTCATGGATTTAGTAGAAGAAGCTGCTAAGGTTAGAGAAGCTGTGTTTAAAAATCAGATGGAGTTTTGTAGTCTTATAAATGCAAAAAATGGAGCTTGTACTGAAGATTGTTCTTTTTGTGCCCAGTCTGCTCATTTTAAGACTCCTATCAACGCTTACTCTCTTGTAAGTAAAGATCAAATGCTTGAAGGAGCAGAAAAAGCTGTGATGATAAATGCGAATAGATACTGTATAGTTGTAAGTGGTAGAAGAGCATCAAAAGAAGAAGTACAAAAGATAGCAGAAGCTGTTAAGGAGATAAATAAAACCTATCCTGTAAAAGTATGTTGTTCTTTAGGTACTGTAGATGAAGAAGACTTACGACTTTTAAAAGAGGCTGGTGTTGATAGAATAAACCATAATCTTGAAGCATCAGAAAACTTCTTTAAAAATATTGTAACTACTCATACTTGGAAAGAAAGGTATGAAACGATTAAAAAAGTACAAAAAGTAGGACTTTCAACTTGTAGTGGTGGAATATTTGGAATGGGAGAATCTGATGAGGATATTGTAGATTTAGCAATGACTTATAGAGATTTAAATGTTGACTCTATACCTCTTAACTTTTTAATGCCTATTCCAGGAACACCTCTTGGTAATGCCCATAATCTTACTCCTTTAAAGTGTTTAAAGATTGTTGCCTTGTTTAGACTTTTTAATCCAAATGCAGAAATAAGATTGTGTGGAGGAAGGGAAGCAAACCTTAAAGAGTATCACGATATTGCCTTTGAAGTGGCTAACTGTTTAATGGCAGGTGGATACCTAACCAGAGCCGGAAGAGAGCCGGGTAAAGACGAAGAGATGGCAAGAAGGCTCGGCAGGTATCTTGTAAAGAATAGAGAGAGCTTTAACAAAAATCCTCTCAATGCTTAA
- a CDS encoding carbonic anhydrase, producing the protein MKKFILSILSLSIVSIAGEHAILQKNAEVHHWSYEGENGPENWAKLNPEYFWCNLKNQSPVDISDNYKVHAKLEKLHINYNKAVNPEIVNNGHTIQVNVLEDFKLNIKGKEYHLKQFHFHAPSEHTVNGKYYPLEMHLVHKDKDGNIAVIGVFFKEGKANPELDKVFKNALKEEGSKVFDGSININALLPPVKNYYTYSGSLTTPPCTEGVLWIVLKQPITASKQQIELFKSIMKHNNNRPTQPINSRYILESN; encoded by the coding sequence GTGAAAAAGTTTATACTTTCTATTTTATCTTTAAGTATCGTTTCTATTGCTGGTGAACATGCAATCTTACAAAAAAATGCAGAAGTGCACCACTGGAGTTATGAAGGAGAAAACGGACCAGAAAACTGGGCAAAATTAAACCCAGAGTACTTTTGGTGTAATTTGAAAAATCAATCACCTGTAGATATTTCAGATAACTATAAAGTTCATGCAAAATTAGAAAAGCTTCATATAAATTACAATAAGGCAGTTAACCCAGAGATAGTAAATAATGGTCATACTATTCAAGTAAACGTTTTAGAAGATTTTAAACTAAATATCAAAGGTAAGGAGTACCACTTAAAACAGTTTCACTTCCATGCTCCAAGTGAACACACTGTAAATGGTAAATATTATCCATTAGAGATGCATTTAGTTCATAAAGACAAGGATGGAAATATAGCTGTTATAGGAGTCTTCTTCAAAGAAGGGAAAGCCAATCCAGAGTTAGATAAAGTATTTAAAAATGCTTTAAAAGAAGAAGGCAGTAAAGTTTTTGATGGAAGTATAAATATAAATGCTTTACTTCCACCTGTAAAAAATTACTATACATACTCAGGATCTTTAACAACTCCTCCCTGTACAGAAGGAGTCTTATGGATCGTTTTAAAACAACCTATTACCGCTTCAAAACAACAAATAGAGTTATTCAAATCTATTATGAAACATAATAATAACAGACCTACCCAACCTATAAACAGTAGGTACATATTAGAAAGTAATTAA
- a CDS encoding epoxyqueuosine reductase QueH, which translates to MEKILVHICCGVDSIYALRKLKEDYPNSKLIGYFYDPNIHPQEEFELRWIETKRVCDQLGIECIKGDYELDKWMEAVKGYENEPERGERCTICHDLRLEKSAQVAKDLGCNKITTVLMMSPKKDFDVLKEVGEKVAQKYGLEFLAVDFRKNGGTQIMNKLSKESQLYHQNYCGCIYGLFNQRKNLDFYPELVSFGKGRLAGSREELLFIKQIRLYAENLGLNCFEEEFNFIGWRLISSSVKLNNEYIPHKVLPYSVSINGILRTSVLDVKENSLVLNKNNVEVYLTTNLNEPVLKDPRYITKPVFLIKEEVKVGDKLELQLKTEFNPSMKSQNLYIGNKGTFKEIVEFYSDTDIEGNQGYRLEEICYFVKDNMEKIEKGDLLVAVYGAHLVGQIGKKFSTLRIQEFSVV; encoded by the coding sequence ATGGAAAAAATTCTTGTGCATATATGTTGTGGTGTTGATAGTATTTATGCTTTAAGAAAGCTTAAAGAGGATTATCCAAACAGTAAGCTTATAGGATACTTTTATGACCCTAACATTCATCCTCAGGAAGAGTTTGAACTTAGATGGATTGAGACTAAAAGGGTTTGTGATCAGCTTGGTATAGAATGTATAAAAGGAGATTATGAATTAGACAAATGGATGGAAGCTGTAAAAGGTTATGAAAATGAGCCGGAAAGAGGAGAAAGGTGTACCATATGCCACGATTTGAGACTTGAAAAATCTGCACAGGTTGCAAAAGATTTAGGTTGTAATAAAATCACAACTGTTTTGATGATGAGTCCTAAAAAAGATTTTGATGTTTTAAAAGAAGTAGGAGAAAAGGTAGCCCAAAAGTATGGTCTGGAGTTTTTAGCCGTTGATTTTAGAAAAAACGGTGGAACTCAGATAATGAATAAGCTTTCTAAAGAGTCTCAACTTTATCATCAAAACTACTGTGGTTGTATATACGGACTTTTCAACCAACGAAAAAATTTAGATTTTTACCCTGAACTTGTGTCTTTTGGTAAAGGAAGACTGGCAGGAAGTAGAGAAGAGCTTTTATTTATAAAACAGATAAGACTTTATGCAGAAAATTTAGGTTTAAACTGTTTTGAAGAAGAGTTTAATTTTATAGGTTGGAGGTTAATCTCTTCCTCTGTAAAACTAAATAATGAATATATACCTCACAAAGTTTTACCTTACTCTGTAAGCATAAACGGAATTTTAAGAACTTCTGTTTTAGATGTTAAGGAAAATAGTTTGGTCTTAAATAAAAACAATGTAGAAGTTTATCTTACAACAAATTTAAACGAACCTGTTTTAAAAGATCCAAGGTATATAACGAAACCAGTATTTTTAATAAAAGAGGAAGTAAAAGTAGGAGATAAGCTTGAACTACAACTTAAAACTGAGTTTAACCCATCTATGAAATCTCAAAACCTTTATATAGGAAATAAAGGCACATTCAAAGAGATTGTAGAGTTCTACAGTGATACTGATATTGAAGGGAACCAAGGGTATAGGTTAGAAGAGATTTGTTACTTTGTAAAGGATAACATGGAGAAAATAGAGAAGGGAGATCTTCTTGTTGCTGTTTACGGAGCTCATCTGGTTGGTCAGATAGGAAAGAAATTCTCTACTCTACGTATTCAGGAATTTTCTGTTGTATAA